Proteins encoded by one window of Lutibacter sp. A64:
- a CDS encoding conjugal transfer protein: protein MKAKRNIKILALALIIILLSPIRAACQGMPVYDNTNFISFAKSLVESAKQTSQLLKTVQFLKQQKENIEKVNNVIKQLNAVRALAKNNQRLFDIVQHDLREILNSPYIKQSEVNKVSQSFNAIIENSLESLDYIDQILSSNSLKMTDAERAAVLKEKELESKEMVAEIESKTKRYREIIAFREMQAVINGRKTTY, encoded by the coding sequence ATGAAAGCCAAAAGAAACATCAAAATACTAGCCTTAGCGCTTATCATAATTTTATTATCGCCTATACGCGCTGCGTGTCAGGGGATGCCAGTTTACGACAATACAAATTTTATCAGTTTTGCTAAATCTTTGGTAGAATCGGCAAAACAAACTTCTCAATTATTAAAAACGGTACAGTTTTTAAAACAGCAAAAAGAAAATATTGAAAAAGTCAATAATGTAATTAAGCAGTTAAATGCAGTAAGAGCATTGGCGAAAAATAACCAACGACTGTTTGATATAGTACAACACGATTTACGAGAGATTTTGAATTCACCTTATATTAAACAAAGTGAAGTCAATAAAGTATCCCAATCCTTTAATGCCATTATAGAAAACTCTTTAGAGAGTTTGGATTATATCGACCAGATTTTAAGCAGTAATAGTCTTAAAATGACCGATGCCGAACGCGCAGCAGTTTTAAAAGAAAAGGAATTAGAATCCAAAGAAATGGTTGCAGAAATTGAGTCAAAGACAAAACGTTATCGAGAAATCATTGCTTTTAGAGAAATGCAAGCCGTTATCAACGGCAGGAAAACAACATATTAA